A stretch of Chthonomonas sp. DNA encodes these proteins:
- a CDS encoding prepilin-type N-terminal cleavage/methylation domain-containing protein, whose translation MNEQATRRTVSKAFTLVELLVVIGIIAILASILYPVFARAQSAAVTTACASNLKQLGLGAHLYVGDNDDRAFPSYYYSEDFSTEYAWDFQTTWGSSLTTRLGLLGSYLREGRINACPHFHGETWGRPYSGYAYNTTFLGGDVYRGTTPAVITQVADPSDTVLFADAAFGETAQGCNYLRAPSDPLFSAGTVHFRHAETANWIRVDGSIRKAKMKFHRLGETGGLSQGDEVYDLE comes from the coding sequence ATGAACGAGCAGGCAACGCGTCGCACAGTTTCGAAAGCCTTCACCCTGGTGGAGCTTCTCGTCGTCATCGGTATCATCGCCATCCTGGCATCGATCCTGTATCCCGTCTTCGCCCGCGCCCAATCCGCCGCCGTGACCACCGCGTGTGCCAGCAACCTGAAGCAACTCGGCCTCGGCGCGCATCTGTACGTCGGCGACAACGATGACCGCGCCTTTCCAAGCTACTACTACTCCGAAGACTTCTCGACGGAGTATGCCTGGGACTTCCAAACTACTTGGGGATCGAGCCTCACTACCCGCCTCGGATTATTGGGGAGTTATCTGCGTGAAGGACGCATCAATGCGTGCCCGCACTTCCACGGCGAGACATGGGGGCGTCCCTACTCGGGATATGCCTACAACACGACCTTTCTCGGGGGAGACGTCTACCGGGGCACAACGCCTGCGGTCATAACCCAAGTCGCCGATCCCAGCGATACGGTGCTCTTCGCTGATGCCGCCTTTGGCGAAACGGCCCAAGGGTGCAACTACCTCCGTGCGCCAAGCGATCCACTCTTCAGCGCGGGGACCGTCCACTTCCGCCATGCGGAAACGGCCAATTGGATTCGCGTTGACGGGTCGATCCGCAAAGCGAAAATGAAGTTTCATCGCCTCGGCGAGACCGGGGGATTGAGTCAGGGAGATGAAGTCTATGACTTGGAGTAG
- a CDS encoding KH domain-containing protein — MSLAPLVQHLVQSIVAEPDVVNVDEKKDRDGVTYFVRVSPNDVGKVIGKSGRVVSAIRYVVSAAAAKARLKAFVKVVTE; from the coding sequence ATGAGCCTCGCTCCGCTGGTACAGCATTTAGTCCAATCGATCGTCGCGGAGCCCGATGTGGTGAACGTTGACGAGAAGAAAGACCGTGATGGAGTGACCTACTTCGTTCGCGTTTCGCCGAACGATGTGGGAAAGGTGATTGGCAAGAGCGGCCGCGTGGTAAGCGCGATCCGCTATGTCGTGAGTGCCGCTGCAGCCAAGGCGCGACTCAAGGCATTTGTCAAAGTCGTCACCGAATAG
- the ffh gene encoding signal recognition particle protein produces the protein MLDNLTKRLGDLMIGLRRKGRLSESDVSDLLREVRVALLEADVNFQVAREFVARVKEKAVGEEVFGNLNADQTIIKIVRDELVEILGTDETRMNWSSAPPTVILMVGLQGSGKTTTTAKLARQLQKQGKKPMLAACDLQRPAAIKQLQVLGEQIDVPVYAEPASNPVEVAKKALERARYLMLDVLIVDTAGRLTIDEALMNELRAVSDAVKPSETLLVLDSTTGQEAVNVANSFHELLSLTGCIFTKLDGDTRGGAILSVRKATGVPVRYIGVGEQVEALDTFFPTRVAERILGFGDMLGIIERAEMAISQEDAAAMEGQMRGGQMDFNMMLQQFATLKKMGSLKSLMKMIPGLSNMVPQEALDQIDDSQMGQIEAIILSMTPIERSNPDIINGSRRKRIAAGSGRSVEEVNRLITQLYGMRRQMKQFTQMEKRMKKIKRR, from the coding sequence ATGCTAGACAATCTCACCAAGCGCCTGGGCGACCTGATGATTGGCCTTCGGCGCAAGGGCCGCCTCAGCGAATCCGATGTCAGCGACCTCCTGCGGGAAGTGCGCGTCGCCCTGCTCGAAGCCGATGTCAACTTCCAAGTCGCGAGAGAGTTCGTTGCACGGGTGAAAGAGAAAGCCGTCGGCGAGGAGGTCTTCGGGAACCTGAACGCTGACCAGACGATCATCAAGATCGTTCGCGACGAGCTCGTCGAAATCCTAGGCACCGATGAAACGCGGATGAACTGGTCGAGCGCGCCGCCGACCGTGATTCTCATGGTCGGTCTGCAAGGCTCAGGCAAGACGACCACCACCGCCAAGCTCGCGCGGCAACTGCAGAAGCAAGGCAAGAAGCCCATGCTCGCGGCCTGTGACCTTCAGCGACCCGCTGCCATCAAACAACTCCAAGTCCTGGGCGAGCAGATCGATGTCCCGGTTTACGCCGAGCCCGCCTCGAACCCGGTCGAAGTGGCTAAGAAGGCCCTAGAGCGCGCCCGCTACCTGATGCTCGATGTACTCATCGTTGACACCGCTGGCCGATTGACCATCGATGAGGCGCTCATGAACGAGCTGAGAGCGGTGAGCGATGCAGTCAAGCCGAGCGAGACGCTCCTCGTGCTCGACTCCACCACTGGCCAAGAAGCGGTCAACGTCGCCAATTCCTTCCACGAGTTGCTGAGCCTTACCGGGTGCATCTTCACCAAGCTCGACGGCGACACGCGGGGAGGCGCGATCCTCTCCGTCCGAAAAGCGACAGGCGTACCGGTGCGCTACATCGGCGTGGGCGAGCAGGTCGAAGCGCTGGACACCTTCTTCCCCACCCGAGTTGCAGAGCGCATCCTCGGCTTCGGGGACATGCTCGGCATCATCGAGCGGGCCGAAATGGCGATCAGCCAAGAGGACGCCGCCGCGATGGAGGGCCAGATGCGCGGTGGCCAAATGGACTTCAACATGATGCTCCAGCAATTCGCCACCTTGAAGAAAATGGGGTCGCTCAAGAGCCTGATGAAAATGATCCCTGGCTTGTCAAACATGGTGCCGCAAGAGGCACTTGACCAGATCGACGACAGTCAGATGGGCCAAATTGAGGCGATTATCCTGTCAATGACTCCCATTGAGCGCTCCAATCCGGATATAATCAATGGTTCGCGGCGAAAGCGCATCGCAGCGGGTAGCGGCCGAAGTGTCGAGGAGGTGAATCGTCTGATCACCCAGCTCTACGGCATGCGCCGCCAGATGAAGCAGTTCACCCAAATGGAAAAGCGCATGAAGAAAATCAAGCGCCGGTGA
- a CDS encoding PEP-CTERM sorting domain-containing protein (PEP-CTERM proteins occur, often in large numbers, in the proteomes of bacteria that also encode an exosortase, a predicted intramembrane cysteine proteinase. The presence of a PEP-CTERM domain at a protein's C-terminus predicts cleavage within the sorting domain, followed by covalent anchoring to some some component of the (usually Gram-negative) cell surface. Many PEP-CTERM proteins exhibit an unusual sequence composition that includes large numbers of potential glycosylation sites. Expression of one such protein has been shown restore the ability of a bacterium to form floc, a type of biofilm.), producing the protein MKTTAAFILLLSPAASIAFGFSDVHYWVGTGSNRAALVIDWVTGPGPRSVAIGYRFDGQKTGRDMLDAMSKMQRSITYVLVPGVPYTAVFGIGYDRNGGGLDPVDPGDSYAEGWFTSGFWGYYEGTTTSETLGGWKFADSGFQDRLLVDGSWDGWAWAPEFSGSSPATPVAVPEPASLAMVVTGLVFLTKRKFLRD; encoded by the coding sequence ATGAAAACTACTGCCGCCTTTATCTTGCTCCTGTCTCCTGCCGCATCTATCGCATTTGGCTTCTCGGACGTCCACTATTGGGTCGGCACAGGTAGCAATCGTGCTGCACTGGTGATCGACTGGGTCACCGGCCCGGGACCGCGCTCGGTCGCGATCGGCTACCGCTTCGACGGCCAAAAGACAGGGCGGGACATGCTCGATGCGATGTCCAAAATGCAGCGCTCGATCACTTACGTCTTGGTGCCGGGTGTGCCGTACACCGCGGTCTTCGGTATTGGCTACGACAGAAACGGAGGAGGGCTAGACCCAGTAGACCCGGGAGACAGCTATGCTGAGGGGTGGTTCACGAGCGGCTTCTGGGGCTACTACGAAGGCACCACGACATCCGAGACTCTCGGCGGTTGGAAGTTCGCGGATTCGGGCTTCCAAGACCGACTCCTCGTGGATGGCAGTTGGGATGGGTGGGCTTGGGCCCCAGAGTTCTCGGGAAGTTCTCCCGCCACACCGGTTGCCGTGCCCGAGCCCGCGTCGCTGGCCATGGTGGTAACCGGCCTAGTCTTCCTAACAAAGCGTAAGTTTTTGCGCGACTAG
- the obgE gene encoding GTPase ObgE: MFLDEALVEFTSGTGGSGAVAFHREKHVPRGGPNGADGGRGGDIILVAERGCRTLFDFKLRGKFRADDGVHAVGNKRGKNGKDIILKVPVGTVVHDLVLNEVIADLTLHGMKVVIAKGGRGGFGNAHYVSSVRQVPNFAQKGAPGEVLPARLELKLLADVGLIGLPNAGKSTLLGRVSAAKPKVADYPFTTIVPNLGVARVANDTFVVADMPGLIEGASQGHGLGHQFLRHIERTKVLVHVVDIMPIDESDPLENFHLIEEELMQYNAEVAKRPRVVALSKIDVLPSGEFNAIRERFESLGLPLFPISAVTGQGIEPLMFEVYSLLQSAEEAEPIAVLLPAQERKMDDNWEVTAAEEGGYEIKGKRILRMAAMTDLGNRDAIRYLHRRLQRLGIITALEEMGAQEGDNVYIGDFVFSFSEW, encoded by the coding sequence ATGTTTCTCGATGAAGCGCTCGTAGAATTCACGAGCGGTACTGGCGGTTCCGGCGCGGTCGCCTTCCACCGCGAGAAGCACGTTCCGCGAGGTGGCCCCAACGGCGCAGACGGTGGTCGCGGCGGGGACATCATTTTGGTCGCCGAGCGCGGATGTCGCACATTGTTTGATTTCAAGTTGCGCGGCAAGTTTCGGGCCGACGACGGGGTCCACGCGGTGGGTAACAAGCGCGGCAAGAACGGCAAGGACATCATTCTGAAGGTGCCGGTCGGTACCGTCGTGCACGACCTGGTGCTTAACGAAGTCATCGCCGACCTTACACTCCACGGAATGAAAGTTGTGATCGCCAAGGGCGGTCGCGGCGGATTCGGCAATGCCCACTACGTGAGCAGTGTTCGCCAGGTACCCAATTTCGCCCAGAAAGGCGCACCGGGCGAAGTGCTGCCTGCTCGTCTCGAGCTCAAGCTTCTTGCGGACGTTGGCCTCATAGGCCTCCCCAACGCAGGAAAGAGCACGCTCCTGGGCCGAGTCAGCGCGGCGAAGCCCAAAGTCGCCGATTACCCGTTCACGACCATCGTGCCGAACCTAGGAGTCGCTCGCGTCGCCAACGACACGTTCGTCGTCGCGGATATGCCGGGGCTCATCGAAGGCGCGAGTCAGGGCCATGGACTGGGTCACCAGTTCCTTCGCCACATCGAACGAACGAAAGTTCTCGTCCATGTGGTGGACATCATGCCGATCGATGAGAGCGACCCACTCGAAAACTTCCACCTCATTGAAGAGGAGCTTATGCAGTACAACGCGGAGGTGGCAAAACGCCCGCGCGTGGTTGCACTCAGCAAGATTGACGTCCTTCCGAGCGGTGAGTTCAACGCAATTCGAGAGCGATTTGAGAGCCTCGGGCTTCCCCTCTTCCCCATCTCGGCGGTTACGGGGCAAGGCATCGAGCCCCTGATGTTCGAGGTTTACAGCCTGCTTCAGTCCGCGGAAGAAGCCGAGCCGATTGCGGTGCTGCTCCCAGCGCAGGAGCGGAAGATGGACGACAACTGGGAAGTCACCGCGGCCGAAGAAGGCGGATACGAGATCAAGGGTAAGCGGATCTTGCGCATGGCAGCGATGACCGATCTCGGCAACAGGGACGCCATCAGGTACCTTCACCGGCGTCTCCAGCGCTTGGGGATCATCACCGCGCTTGAGGAGATGGGAGCGCAAGAGGGTGACAACGTCTACATTGGCGACTTCGTATTCAGTTTCTCAGAGTGGTAA
- the smpB gene encoding SsrA-binding protein SmpB: protein MAKKKSADEKKRPATINNRRARFDYEIVETFEAGLVLVGSEVKSVFLGRVNLTDSYCKVINEELWMLNADIEPYTHSSHFLPERRRDRKLLMHRKEINTLERKSLEKGLSLLVLGMYFKNGKVKVTVGLGRGKKEYDKRTQIKDKETRLEKGRMRNIR from the coding sequence ATGGCCAAGAAGAAATCCGCTGATGAGAAAAAGAGACCGGCAACCATTAACAATCGCCGGGCGCGCTTCGACTACGAGATCGTGGAGACTTTCGAGGCGGGGTTGGTCCTTGTCGGGAGCGAAGTAAAGAGCGTTTTTCTGGGACGCGTGAACCTGACCGACTCCTATTGCAAGGTCATCAACGAAGAGCTTTGGATGCTCAACGCGGACATAGAGCCCTACACACATAGTTCGCATTTCTTACCGGAGAGACGACGCGACCGCAAACTCCTGATGCATCGCAAGGAGATCAACACTCTCGAGCGTAAGTCGCTGGAGAAGGGGCTGTCCCTGCTCGTGCTGGGCATGTACTTCAAGAACGGCAAAGTCAAGGTGACAGTTGGTCTCGGCCGAGGCAAGAAAGAGTACGACAAGCGCACTCAGATCAAGGACAAGGAAACCCGTCTTGAGAAAGGGCGGATGCGGAACATTCGCTAG
- the rsfS gene encoding ribosome silencing factor translates to MESQEKLNAILEYADDMKAERIETLDVHAKTTVAHYFVVCTGTSDVHVRAIAERVAEKMRENHKIKPLRTEAGDASWVLQDFGDVVFNVMRDEKRQFYDLESLWNTMAPDSSLIVE, encoded by the coding sequence ATGGAATCACAAGAGAAACTGAACGCCATCCTTGAGTACGCCGACGACATGAAGGCAGAAAGGATCGAGACGCTGGACGTCCACGCCAAGACGACCGTCGCGCACTACTTCGTCGTTTGCACCGGGACCAGCGACGTGCACGTACGAGCAATCGCCGAGCGTGTCGCCGAGAAGATGCGCGAGAACCACAAGATCAAACCTTTGCGCACTGAGGCGGGCGACGCGAGTTGGGTGCTGCAAGATTTTGGCGACGTCGTGTTCAACGTTATGCGGGATGAAAAGCGTCAGTTCTATGATCTGGAGTCGCTATGGAACACAATGGCCCCCGACAGCAGCCTGATCGTGGAATGA
- the rimM gene encoding 16S rRNA processing protein RimM: MLSLKKAPESTQPENRKMIDVGRIVGAFGLDGHVKVQPTTDFPERFDRGSILYLDGEPRKIQKSHWLKSQVRIKFLSVNRIHEAELLIGKLLQIPADERPELEDDEFYVTELIGLKVVDQDGTEIGTIGDVLQPPAQDVLVVGQTLIPVVNEFVKDIDLENGIVRVHLIPGMRPEEA, from the coding sequence GTGCTCTCTTTGAAAAAGGCGCCCGAATCGACGCAACCCGAGAATCGCAAGATGATCGACGTGGGTCGGATCGTAGGCGCCTTTGGACTTGATGGCCACGTCAAAGTCCAACCCACCACGGACTTTCCCGAGCGATTTGACCGCGGTTCAATCCTGTATCTGGACGGCGAGCCCCGCAAAATTCAGAAGAGCCACTGGCTCAAGTCGCAAGTCCGCATCAAATTTCTCTCGGTTAATCGGATTCACGAAGCCGAGCTTCTCATTGGCAAGTTGCTCCAAATCCCGGCCGACGAGCGGCCTGAGCTCGAAGACGACGAGTTCTACGTTACCGAGCTGATTGGACTAAAGGTAGTGGACCAAGACGGCACCGAAATTGGCACGATCGGCGATGTCTTACAGCCCCCGGCACAAGACGTTCTTGTGGTCGGCCAGACACTCATTCCCGTTGTCAACGAGTTTGTCAAAGACATCGACCTGGAGAACGGTATTGTCCGTGTTCACCTCATACCAGGTATGCGCCCGGAGGAAGCCTAA
- the rpsP gene encoding 30S ribosomal protein S16 produces the protein MVKIRLRRLGNKHRPFYRVVVAKSSAGRDGAFVEVIGTYNPLTKPASVQIKEERALHWLMVGAQPTETVAYMLKKAGVLDKFFAARPAAAGKFKSLDKRTAPMSQESVVAAPAKEEAKAEPKAEAAPAPAAEPEVAEVAEVAEATEVAEAPAAEEVTEAPEAPAEA, from the coding sequence GTGGTAAAGATTCGATTACGAAGGCTCGGAAACAAGCACCGTCCGTTCTATCGCGTTGTTGTGGCCAAGAGCTCGGCCGGCCGCGATGGCGCGTTCGTTGAGGTCATCGGTACCTACAATCCTCTGACGAAGCCGGCATCGGTCCAGATCAAGGAAGAGCGCGCTCTTCACTGGCTGATGGTCGGTGCCCAGCCCACCGAGACCGTCGCCTACATGCTCAAGAAAGCAGGCGTTCTGGACAAGTTTTTTGCGGCTCGCCCCGCAGCGGCAGGCAAGTTCAAGTCGCTCGACAAGCGCACCGCGCCCATGAGCCAAGAGTCGGTCGTCGCCGCTCCCGCAAAGGAAGAGGCAAAGGCTGAACCGAAGGCTGAAGCTGCTCCGGCACCCGCCGCAGAACCCGAGGTGGCTGAAGTCGCTGAGGTGGCTGAGGCGACTGAAGTTGCCGAAGCCCCTGCTGCTGAAGAAGTGACCGAAGCGCCCGAGGCACCGGCAGAAGCATGA
- the nadD gene encoding nicotinate (nicotinamide) nucleotide adenylyltransferase, translating to MKIGIFGGTFDPPHAAHLEMAHAARATLGLDEIIFVPAYQNPLKVKARNGASPRHRFRMVQALIQGEEGLSVSDIEITRSGLSFTVETLEEMQKMIPGEYWLIMGSDSLDSIYNWKQPDRIASLCRIAVILRPPHTQDDALRHVPDYVVPVIDWIDMTPSKTSSTTLRTTIQLEERSREQVPTAVLNYIAEHKLYPLH from the coding sequence ATGAAAATCGGGATCTTTGGTGGTACGTTCGACCCTCCGCACGCGGCTCATTTGGAGATGGCGCACGCCGCGCGTGCGACATTGGGACTGGACGAAATCATCTTCGTACCCGCCTACCAGAACCCGCTTAAAGTGAAGGCTCGTAATGGAGCCTCGCCCCGCCACCGTTTCCGCATGGTCCAGGCCCTGATCCAGGGCGAAGAGGGGCTGAGCGTCAGCGACATTGAGATCACGCGTAGCGGCCTCAGTTTCACCGTCGAGACCCTGGAAGAAATGCAGAAGATGATCCCCGGCGAGTACTGGCTGATCATGGGCTCCGATTCGCTGGACTCGATCTACAACTGGAAGCAGCCCGATCGGATCGCCTCGCTTTGCCGCATCGCAGTCATCCTGCGGCCTCCGCACACCCAGGATGATGCCCTGCGCCACGTCCCCGACTATGTCGTCCCCGTCATCGACTGGATCGACATGACTCCTTCGAAGACCTCCTCGACGACGCTCCGAACGACCATCCAACTGGAAGAGCGGTCGCGCGAGCAAGTCCCCACCGCTGTTCTCAACTACATCGCAGAGCACAAGCTCTACCCACTCCACTAG
- the groL gene encoding chaperonin GroEL (60 kDa chaperone family; promotes refolding of misfolded polypeptides especially under stressful conditions; forms two stacked rings of heptamers to form a barrel-shaped 14mer; ends can be capped by GroES; misfolded proteins enter the barrel where they are refolded when GroES binds), translating into MAAKELKFSDEARKLIEVGIDKLANTVKVTLGPRGRTVVLEKKFGSPLVIDDGVTIAKEIEVENRFENMGAQLIREVSSKTNDIAGDGTTTATVLAQAIYKEGVRNVAAGSNPTKIRIGIERATNLVVESLEKLSKPVAGRKGSEEVATISAKDSEIGALVAEILDKVGKEGVVTVEESRSTETHFDMVDGLQFDKGYMSPYFITDPQRMEAIFEEPLILFHEKKISNVADLIPLLEKVLRMGKALIVVAEDVENEALATLVLNRLRGNLPIAAVKAPGFGDRRKAMMEDMAILTGAQFISEDLGLKLENVQPEMLGTCSKLVITKENTTLVGGKGESAKIEGRIKQIKAQIESTDSNYDKEKLQERLAKLSGGVAVVKVGAPTETALKEKKARIEDALAATRAALEAGVVPGGGQALILAGKSLDGLTASDDEMIGINIVKRAIEAPLRTIAENSGVEGSVVVSKVRETGQGFNANTLEFEDMLKSGIVDPTKVVRTCLQNAASIAGLLLITEAAIADVPEKEDEGHAH; encoded by the coding sequence ATGGCTGCGAAAGAACTCAAGTTTTCCGATGAGGCCCGAAAGCTCATCGAAGTCGGCATCGACAAGCTCGCCAATACGGTCAAGGTGACCCTGGGCCCACGCGGTCGCACGGTCGTCCTCGAAAAGAAGTTTGGTTCGCCGCTCGTGATTGATGACGGCGTCACCATCGCGAAGGAGATCGAGGTCGAGAATCGCTTCGAGAACATGGGCGCACAGCTCATCCGCGAAGTCAGCAGCAAGACGAACGACATTGCGGGCGATGGCACGACGACGGCAACCGTCCTTGCTCAGGCAATTTACAAAGAAGGCGTGCGCAACGTCGCCGCTGGAAGTAACCCGACGAAGATCCGCATCGGCATCGAGCGTGCCACCAACCTCGTCGTCGAATCGCTGGAGAAGCTGAGCAAGCCGGTCGCCGGTCGCAAGGGCTCCGAAGAAGTCGCGACGATCAGCGCCAAGGACAGCGAGATCGGTGCACTCGTCGCCGAAATCCTGGACAAAGTCGGCAAGGAAGGGGTCGTGACGGTAGAAGAGAGCCGATCGACGGAGACGCACTTCGACATGGTCGATGGTCTTCAATTCGATAAGGGCTACATGTCGCCCTACTTCATTACCGACCCGCAACGGATGGAAGCGATCTTTGAAGAGCCGCTGATCCTGTTCCACGAGAAGAAGATCAGCAACGTGGCCGATCTGATCCCGCTCCTTGAGAAGGTTCTGCGAATGGGCAAGGCCCTCATCGTGGTTGCCGAGGACGTCGAGAACGAAGCTCTGGCAACCTTGGTGCTGAACCGACTGCGCGGCAACCTGCCTATCGCGGCGGTGAAGGCTCCTGGCTTCGGCGATCGACGCAAGGCGATGATGGAGGATATGGCCATCCTCACCGGCGCACAGTTCATCAGCGAAGACCTCGGCCTAAAGCTGGAGAATGTTCAGCCGGAGATGCTGGGCACTTGCTCCAAGCTGGTCATCACGAAGGAGAACACCACTCTCGTGGGTGGCAAAGGCGAATCCGCCAAGATCGAAGGCCGTATCAAGCAGATCAAGGCCCAGATTGAGTCGACCGACAGCAACTACGACAAGGAGAAGCTGCAGGAGCGTTTGGCGAAGTTGAGCGGTGGCGTGGCCGTCGTTAAAGTGGGCGCACCGACGGAGACTGCTCTCAAGGAGAAGAAGGCTCGGATCGAGGATGCTCTCGCAGCAACGCGCGCTGCGCTCGAAGCGGGCGTCGTACCCGGAGGCGGCCAAGCGCTTATCCTCGCGGGCAAGTCGCTGGACGGTCTGACCGCATCGGATGACGAGATGATCGGCATCAACATCGTGAAGCGCGCCATCGAAGCTCCGCTCCGCACGATCGCCGAGAATTCGGGTGTCGAGGGATCGGTCGTGGTGTCCAAGGTTCGCGAGACGGGCCAAGGGTTCAACGCGAACACGCTGGAATTCGAAGACATGCTGAAGTCGGGCATTGTCGATCCGACCAAGGTCGTTCGAACGTGTCTGCAGAACGCTGCAAGCATCGCCGGTCTGCTCTTGATCACGGAGGCTGCCATCGCGGACGTTCCGGAGAAGGAAGACGAAGGACACGCTCACTAA
- a CDS encoding co-chaperone GroES: protein MTLQPLHDRIIIEAAAKEEVTAGGIILPDSAQEKPLRGTVLAVGPGKRLDSGTLAPVDVKVDDVVLYGKYSGTEVTVDGKDYIILRAEDVLAVITGVKAAVGAGA, encoded by the coding sequence ATGACTTTGCAACCTTTGCATGATCGCATCATCATCGAAGCAGCGGCCAAAGAAGAGGTCACTGCAGGCGGCATCATTCTGCCGGACAGCGCACAGGAGAAGCCGCTTCGCGGTACGGTTTTGGCAGTTGGCCCGGGCAAGCGCTTGGATAGCGGTACCTTGGCACCGGTTGACGTCAAGGTTGATGACGTGGTCCTGTACGGCAAGTACTCCGGCACCGAAGTGACTGTGGACGGCAAGGACTACATCATCCTGCGTGCCGAAGACGTGCTGGCTGTGATCACCGGTGTGAAGGCGGCTGTTGGAGCAGGAGCGTAA
- a CDS encoding FKBP-type peptidyl-prolyl cis-trans isomerase: protein MSKTFTLGLVVVIASVIAGCGSSKVDASTSTSGANGGSTNSEAPGSTSTTAAAAPTVPDAKDLKIADTKPGAGKLVLEKGDLAVVLYTGKLTNGKEFDSNARGTDKQPYIFEVGAGRVIAGWDQGVLGMKIGGKRNLVVPPSMGYGEAGSGEAIPGGATLVFDIELLEIIKKGGYNDYTKKIVKEGTGEPAKKGDTIAVHYTGTLLTGKKFDSSRDRNEPYKVTLGAGGVIKGWDIGLIGIKKGERRIMRLMPGAAYGERGMGQDIGPNQPLEFDIECVDITRAK from the coding sequence ATGAGCAAGACCTTTACTCTCGGCCTTGTGGTCGTCATCGCGTCCGTGATCGCGGGCTGCGGATCTTCCAAAGTGGACGCGTCAACCTCGACCTCTGGAGCGAACGGTGGGTCAACGAACTCGGAAGCTCCAGGTTCGACCTCGACGACTGCGGCTGCTGCACCGACTGTTCCTGATGCCAAAGACTTGAAGATTGCGGACACAAAACCGGGAGCGGGCAAGTTGGTCCTCGAGAAAGGTGACCTGGCTGTCGTGCTCTACACCGGCAAGCTCACCAACGGTAAAGAGTTCGACTCAAACGCAAGGGGCACCGACAAGCAGCCATACATCTTTGAAGTGGGCGCGGGGCGCGTCATCGCGGGTTGGGATCAAGGCGTGCTTGGCATGAAGATCGGCGGAAAGCGAAACCTGGTTGTGCCCCCAAGCATGGGCTACGGTGAAGCGGGCTCGGGCGAAGCGATTCCCGGTGGCGCGACGCTTGTCTTCGACATAGAGCTACTGGAAATCATCAAGAAGGGTGGTTACAACGACTACACCAAGAAGATCGTCAAGGAAGGTACCGGCGAGCCCGCCAAGAAAGGCGATACCATCGCCGTCCACTACACGGGCACGCTTCTAACTGGTAAGAAGTTCGACTCCTCACGCGATCGTAACGAGCCGTACAAGGTGACTCTTGGCGCAGGCGGAGTCATCAAGGGTTGGGACATCGGGCTCATCGGAATCAAGAAGGGTGAGCGCCGGATCATGCGGCTGATGCCCGGCGCCGCCTACGGCGAGCGCGGAATGGGACAAGACATCGGTCCAAACCAACCGCTTGAGTTCGATATCGAGTGCGTCGACATCACGCGTGCAAAGTAA